In Sebaldella sp. S0638, the genomic window ACAAGGAAAATGAAAAAAAACTGGATGAGCTTGAAGTAAAATATGAAGAGACAGTTACAGATTTGAGACTAAAGTAGAAGGTGAGATTAATGAAGAAATATTTACTGTTAGCAGCAGCACTGATTTTGTTTGGATGTACAGCGGGGGAAACTAAAAGAACAATAGAAGATACAAAAGAAAGAGTAGACAGAACAGAAGAATATCTGTGGGAAAACCAGATAAAAGAATAAGCAGGAGGAGATAAAATGAGAAGAATGATTCTGGCGGGAATATTTCTGCTTAGTATGATTCCTTTATCAGGAGAAGAAATTATAATAGAGGAAGAGGTAAAAACAGATCTGAAACTGGAAAAGGCAGAAGCAGAACTGGAATATATGAATGAAAAAGTAGATTTTTATAAAAGAGTGGTAAGAAGCGTTCAGAGAGAAGAGGAAGAGCTGAAAGCACTGAAAAGAGCAAGGGTGAGAAAATAAAAAGTCAAGGAGAAAATATGAAAAAAAAGCTACTGTTACTAATAAGTTTTTTACTGGTATCATGTTCTACAAATAAAGCTTTGGTGGAATATAACAGCAAGAGAATGGATAAGAATGAGGAATATCTGAGAAGTGTAGAAAGTAAAACAGTTCCAAAGGGTGAAATAAAAGGGAGTACAAGAAGAGTGCCGCTGGAAAAGGAGGCAGACAGATGAAAAGAAAGATAGTATTGTTATTATTTGTACTGGCGGCTTTTAGTACAGCAAGACCGTTTACTACAAAGCAGATGAGAAATGATACAATAAGAATAAATGCCCTTGAAGTGGAATTTGTGGAGGAAACTCCTGCGGCACAAAAGCCGAAACAAAATGGAAGCGGAGAAGTAAAAAAAATAATACGTTTGAATGAGAATAAACTGTATTTTGATTTTGACGACAGCAGAATAAAGCCGGAATATTACGGCGTACTGAGAGAAATGGTAACAGAGATAAAGGAAATGGACTCTGATGTGGTAATAAGAGGTTATACAGATTCTAAAGGAACTGATGAGTACAATAACAGACTTTCACTGAGAAGAGCCGAGGCTGTGAGAGATAAATTAACGGAATTTGGTCTGGAGCCGGGAAGAATAATCAAGGTAGAAGGTATGGGGAAACGGAATCCTGTTGCACCTAATACAAATAAAGACGGAAGTGATAATCCGGCAGGGCGTGCTTCAAACAGAAGAATTGAACTGGAACTTGTGAAATAGTCACTAAAAAATTAATATAATAAAAATCTGTGAATAAAATCAATATGTTGTTTTGGAGATTTGTTCGCAGATTTTTTGTGGTTTAAAAATTATGTGTATGGGGTTTCTATTATCTGTAGTTTAATCAGGAAGAATTTTTTATAAAAATATGTTAGAATAAAAAAGTAAACTGGTAACAGAAAAATAAAATTTGGGGGAATTTTGGAAAGATCATATCACGTTAACATGTAGAGAAAAACAGATTCTGATTTTATGGAAAGGTGATGATAAAATTGAAAGAAAATAAATATGATGATGAGAAATTTTTTAATCAGTATAAAAAAATGGCAAGATCAACTGGTGGTTTAGAAGCAGCAGGAGAATGGCATGAATTCAGAAAAATGATGCCGGATTTTCAGGGTAAACGTGTATTGGATCTGGGATGCGGTTTTGGATGGCATTGCAGATATGCGGCAGATAACGGAGCAAAATCTGTGACAGGGGTGGATATATCAGAGAAGATGCTGGAAAAAGCAAGAGAAATGACAGAGTCGCCGGTAATTGAATATATTTTAATGCCTGTGGAAGAAGTGAGTTATCCGAAAGAAAGCTTTGATGTGGTGCTTAGCTCTCTGACTTTTCACTATATAGATTCTTTCAGAAATATATGTAAAAAAATATCGGATTTTCTCACTGATGGAGGGCACTTTGTTTTTTCCGTGGAGCATCCGGTGTTTACGGCATATGGTACACAGGACTGGTATTATGATAAAAACGGAGAACGGATTCACTGGCCTGTAGACAGATATTTTTCAGAAGGACTTAGAAAAGCTAATTTTCTTGGTGTGGAAGTGATGAAATATCATAAGACACTTACTACTTATATAAATGATCTTATATGGGCAGGCTTTGAAATAACCGGCTTTATGGAACCGAAACCTGAAGAGTCAATGATGAGGGAAATTCCCGAGATGCAGGATGAATTAAGACGTCCAATGATGCTTCTTATTTCGGCTAAAAAAAGAAAAGCATAAAAAAACAGGATTAGTCCGGATTTACTATCGGTATAATCCTGTTTTTATTTTGATTGCATTAATTATAAATAAACCATAGGTTTTTGATAAGACCATCTTGTATTTCATAAACAGCTGCCATTTCTACGGCTTTATCTTTTACCAGTCCCGCGACTTCTGAATGATCTATTATTTTATTTCCCATAACAATCCTGTTTTTAAGCCTGGCATGAACTTTTAGAACATGAAATCTTTCGATACATTTTTCCCTGAGCTGTTCTTTTCCGCTTAAAATAATTGAGTTATCAAGAAGATTAAATATTTTTATGTCATTATGATACATAGAAAGAAAATTTTCCAAATCATGAATATTATAAAAATCCAGTTGTTCCTGAACTATAGTTTCGGGTGTTTTCATTGTTCCGTTCTCCTTTCAGTTAAAGCCGTTATACTCTGTTAACATACTCCAAAAAAGCAAAATCAGAGTGATCAAAGCAGAGTTTTGTTATAGAACCATGGTTAAATCTGAATTTCCAGTAAGCTTCAAGGTTTCCTGTGAAATAAAATGAAAGAACTGCCTGTATAACACCAGAATGTGTTGTTATAAGGATTTTTTCACCTTTATGGGATTTTTTTATATCCTCAATTTCATTAACAGCCCTCATCATAAAATCGTGTATACTTTCCCCGTCAGGAATCTGATAATTTTCCCAGTTTTTGAAGAAAAGTTCTGCTTCTTCAGGGTATCTGCCCATTAATTCCTGATGGCTCAATCCTTCAAAAATTCCAAAATTCAGCTCACGGAATCCGGGCTTTTCTATAATATTGAGATTAAGATGTTCATTTATAATTTCCGCAGACTCGGTACATCTTTTTAAGTCACTGGAATAAAATAAACTGATACTTTCATCGGCAACATTCTTTTTTGCATTATGAATCTGCTGAATTCCTTCAGCAATAAGAGGCGGATTAAGCTGTCCAAAGTATACTTTTTTCACATTCAGTTCTGTAATGCCATGCCGTACAAATAGAAATTCCGTATTTTTACTCATTTTAAAATCACTCCCGTGATAAGCACAAGAATACTGGTCATTTCAAGGCTCGCACCCATAGTATCCCCTGTGATTCCGTCAATTTTTTTTGTGACATAAAATAAAAAGTATATAATAAAAGCCAGACATACAAAAACAGATATTAAACCCTTGAATCCTGCTAAAAAGAAGCATATTACAGAAGTAATGACCAGCGAAATCAAAATATCAGACTTAGAATTATAGTCCATTATTGCATTGCTCATGCCGCTTTTTCTGGCATATGTTCCGAGACCGGCATTGGTAACCGTGGCGAGCCTTGCAATAACAGGCATTATAATAATATATTTTATATCCGCTTCTGCAAGAAGGAATGTTTTTAACAGAAAATATATTATCAAAACTATTGCTCCATTAGTTCCTATTCTGGAATCTTTCATTATTTCCAGTATTTTATCTTTCGGGCGATAGCTGAAAAGACCGTCAAATGTATCAGCCAGTCCGTCCAGATGAATTCCGCCGGTAATAACGGTCTCTGCAATAACAATACAAACTGCGATAAGGAGTCTGCTGTCTGTGAATTTCGATACGGCGAAATAAGTAAGGTATAACAGTCCCCCGATCAGCAAGCCTAAAACCGGGAAATATTTTATTGATTTTCCGAAATCCTTATCACTATATTCAGTTTTCAATGGAACAGGAATACGTGTCATAAACTGTGTAAGCAGAATAAATTGTTTTATCAAAATGAACACCTCTAAATTATTAATATTTATTTTTATATTATCAAATATCTGATATTTTGTACAGCATGGAAAAATTATAAATAAGTATGCAGAAAGAATAATATATGTTTTCTGAAGCAGTAAAATTTTAGTATACAAACCTTTTTATATGTGTTAAAATTTTTATAGTCACTCAAATGAAAATTTTGAAAGATATAAAATAAAAAATTAAGGAGATGAAAATATGCCGGGAGAGCAAAAAGGAATTCAGGATTTATACTTTCCAAATAGAAGTTATAGAGAAAATGCCCAGTTTCCCAATATTATGGCAGCGGTGGAGAACCTGGACTTCAAACAGGCAGTTTCAGAATTTGATAAATTAAGACCAGAGGAAAGAAAAGCATACATAATAATGAGCTCTGTACTGAAAAATTTTCTGGATCCCAGAAAAATCAATTTTAATCTTCTTTTTCAGACAGGTGCTGAGCTATATAAAAATATAGGTGAACTCGGGTTTTATTTTCAGGCTATATTGGATAAAAAAAATGCAGACAATGAAGATGTCAGAAAATATGCGGATTTATTAATGCAGCTGAGTATTGCAGGAGTAATGAAAATACAGGAAGAAGCAAAAGGATATCCGGAAAAGCCTATTAACGGCATGGTGTGGCTGGATGGAGCCTGTATTGATGTATGGAATGATTTTCTGGCGAACTATTTTGATATAATAAAAGATTATAAAAATTACTATAATTCAAGGCTTATACAGTCGAGAATAGTATTTGCAATAAAGCGTCATTATTCTTACGAGATAGCGAGAAGTACGTATAATATGGGGCTGGCAAACAGTAAAATCGGTGAAATGGAAACAGCGCTGAAATGTTATCAGGCTGTGGTAGATGATTTTCAGGAGATACTTGATCAGCCTTTGGAATATTTCGCTGAGAATATGGAGGCTGTGCATGAACTCTATTACCTGGGAGAAGCACTGGAAAAGTATATAGATCTTGAAGGGCATTCTGATGAGACATTGAGGGAGCAGTACAGAAAAGTAAAAGAACTGGAGAATATGCTGAAATCAAAAATGAATATTTAATAATAGTAAAGGCAGTATTGAGGTAGATAAGCGATGCTGCCTTTATGTTTTTTATTGGTGTTTTTGTTAAAAATATGTTATAAATAAAAAAGAACGATATTTTAAAACAAGATGAAATGGGGAGTTTTATTGAAAAAATTAGATTTTTTGTTTTCTTTTTTAGTTAAAATAATTATTTTGATTATTTTTGGGATATTTTGTTGTTATATAATGAGTCTGAATCTTTTGGTTATTGTTATTACATTGTTATTATTTTCTTTTATGAATTCTTTTCTTATTTTAGAAGGGCGAACAAAATTTGACATGGAAATTTTTTCTTTTCAGACAATTGCAGTTTTTCTTTTTGAGCGGAGGGCTATTTTCTATTGGCGGGAAGTACCGGATGAAATTTTTACTCATTATAGTTATATAGTATTATTATTTTTGCTTATTTCACTGATTTTATTTATCTTCTTGAAGTTTAAAAATGAAAATATTTTTTTAAGAAAATACTTTTATTGTATTTTTTTATATCTCATTGTTATTCAAAATATGCTGGAAAGTGAGTATTTGGTGATTATTTCTCTTATAGTTTCAGTGTATGAAGCAGTTTTTAGTTATTATATGATTGATATTTTAGTAATATCTATGATAAATATTTTTTTGATCAAAAAAAATAAGAAATTTATATATAATTATTTTTTTATTGTTTTAGCAGTTTTAATAAGATGTATGACTAATATTTTATGGAGGATTTGATAGAGGATAAAGAAAGAACGGAAAAATAGATTAATGCAGCTATAGCATTGGGAAATGATACGATGACAGAAGTGCTGCACCTGGAATGCAGAGAAGAAAATCTAAAAACTGAGGATATTATAATTCAGGGTTCAGAAAAATTTTAAAGAATGTTATATTGTCTGAAATATAATGCTGCAAACTTTATGTTAATGAGAAGAAAATAATAAAATAAGGGGATACAGAAAATATATGTTAAATGAGATAATGTTAAATTTATATGCTCAAGAAGGAATATCAAGGCAAAAAGCGGAAGAGTATTTTGAAAACCTGAATGAATATGAAAAAAAAGAATTTACTGATGATCTTCTCTTTCTGGCATTAGGCTCTAATGTTAACGAAAGACAGCTTGATACAGCACTGGAGAATTCAGGGTATAGAAATACAATTAATTACTATAATATGTTGAAAAGCAGAAGAGGTGTTTTTAGAAATAATTTATCCAGACTAAAATATCTCGAAGGAAAATCTTTTAAACAAGGGTTTATGCTATTGTTAGAGTTATTCAAAGAAGCATATAAATATAAGAATCATCAGTGCCAGCAAAATGAAGGGAAATGTAACCACTGGTGGCACAGGGATTTATCAGATGAGAATATTTTAAATCTGATACTCACCGGTAATTTTGGAAAATCTGCCGGTGAAACCGGACGAATCATAAGGATAATAAAGGAAATATCCGGTAAATAAGGGGAAGCATAAGTAGAACATGAGATTTATTTAGATCAGATAAAGAATTATATATAAAGTACCGATGTTTTACGAAAGGAAACAAATGAAAAAACAAAGAGAGAAATACGAAATACACTTTGGAGAAGACGATCTCTGGATAAATGGTTTCAGGCTTAATCCGGTTCATGTAATACCGGAATTACCCGAAGAAATAACCGAAATTGATTTCTACATAGACACAGGAGAGGAAGTCTGCCTTCTGAGAATACGAAACAGTCCGTTAGACAAAGTGACGTTTTGCAGCGGAGAAATTACTTATATTATCGTCGAAAAGACATTACGTCTTGAAATAAAAAAAGAACTGGAAATAATAACAGGAATTTTGAAAAAAATAAAAATTCCGCATGATTTCAAAGAAAGTATATCTTTTTCAATACAAGGATACTAAAATGGTGAAAAGCCAATGTGTAAAATATGAAAAAGAATTTTTCCATAAGAGAAAAACCAGTTTGACAAATTTTTATTTCATGGTATACTTTAATAAATAATTTTAATAATCAGGTGTTTAAGGAACTTAATAAGGAAACCGGTTTGAATCCGGTACAGCCCCCACTACTGTGAAGCTGACGAAAGCATAGAACCACTGGAAGTTTTTCCGGGAAGGATGCAAGTAGGATGAAGCGAGTCAGGAGACTTGCCTGTTATTATTTATTTA contains:
- a CDS encoding histidine phosphatase family protein; the encoded protein is MSKNTEFLFVRHGITELNVKKVYFGQLNPPLIAEGIQQIHNAKKNVADESISLFYSSDLKRCTESAEIINEHLNLNIIEKPGFRELNFGIFEGLSHQELMGRYPEEAELFFKNWENYQIPDGESIHDFMMRAVNEIEDIKKSHKGEKILITTHSGVIQAVLSFYFTGNLEAYWKFRFNHGSITKLCFDHSDFAFLEYVNRV
- a CDS encoding nuclear transport factor 2 family protein, which encodes MKTPETIVQEQLDFYNIHDLENFLSMYHNDIKIFNLLDNSIILSGKEQLREKCIERFHVLKVHARLKNRIVMGNKIIDHSEVAGLVKDKAVEMAAVYEIQDGLIKNLWFIYN
- a CDS encoding bifunctional 2-polyprenyl-6-hydroxyphenol methylase/3-demethylubiquinol 3-O-methyltransferase UbiG, which gives rise to MKENKYDDEKFFNQYKKMARSTGGLEAAGEWHEFRKMMPDFQGKRVLDLGCGFGWHCRYAADNGAKSVTGVDISEKMLEKAREMTESPVIEYILMPVEEVSYPKESFDVVLSSLTFHYIDSFRNICKKISDFLTDGGHFVFSVEHPVFTAYGTQDWYYDKNGERIHWPVDRYFSEGLRKANFLGVEVMKYHKTLTTYINDLIWAGFEITGFMEPKPEESMMREIPEMQDELRRPMMLLISAKKRKA
- a CDS encoding OmpA family protein; this encodes MKRKIVLLLFVLAAFSTARPFTTKQMRNDTIRINALEVEFVEETPAAQKPKQNGSGEVKKIIRLNENKLYFDFDDSRIKPEYYGVLREMVTEIKEMDSDVVIRGYTDSKGTDEYNNRLSLRRAEAVRDKLTEFGLEPGRIIKVEGMGKRNPVAPNTNKDGSDNPAGRASNRRIELELVK
- a CDS encoding DUF5958 family protein codes for the protein MLNEIMLNLYAQEGISRQKAEEYFENLNEYEKKEFTDDLLFLALGSNVNERQLDTALENSGYRNTINYYNMLKSRRGVFRNNLSRLKYLEGKSFKQGFMLLLELFKEAYKYKNHQCQQNEGKCNHWWHRDLSDENILNLILTGNFGKSAGETGRIIRIIKEISGK
- the cobS gene encoding adenosylcobinamide-GDP ribazoletransferase, producing the protein MIKQFILLTQFMTRIPVPLKTEYSDKDFGKSIKYFPVLGLLIGGLLYLTYFAVSKFTDSRLLIAVCIVIAETVITGGIHLDGLADTFDGLFSYRPKDKILEIMKDSRIGTNGAIVLIIYFLLKTFLLAEADIKYIIIMPVIARLATVTNAGLGTYARKSGMSNAIMDYNSKSDILISLVITSVICFFLAGFKGLISVFVCLAFIIYFLFYVTKKIDGITGDTMGASLEMTSILVLITGVILK